In Pseudopipra pipra isolate bDixPip1 chromosome 24, bDixPip1.hap1, whole genome shotgun sequence, the genomic stretch AAGGGATGAAGAGCTGGATAAACACCCCCCTGAGATTTCCCTCCCGGGAGTGTCCGGGCTGCACTCGGGGCTCTGCCGGTGCCACTAGAGGGCACAGGCCGGCCAGGAAAGTGTCCCCGGGCCGGCAGCATTCCATGGGAACAGGGAAAACGCGGCTCCCACCCAGCTCCCACTCACCGTGAGCCACCCTGACTCACAGCCACAGTCCCTGAGGTCGGAAAAGCTCTCCCAGATCGTGGAGTTTAACCaccagcccagcaccaccacagtcACCACCAACCTgggtccccaggtgccacatccacgggatttttgaacacttccagggatgactCCACCACCAATTCTTTATTTCCATGAAGAATTTtcccctaatatccaatctaaacctcccttggtgcaacttgaggccgttccctctcctcctgtcccttgttccccgggagcagagcccgaccccccccccggctcccccctcctgtcagggggttgcagagccagaaggtcccccctgagcctcctcctctccaggctgagcccccccagcttcTCCTCATCGGATTTAtgttccagacccttcccctAGAAAAGGctcttcaggggattcaagaCACAGAGAGCCACAGGAAGGacccagcagagctggtttGACACTGAGAGTGTCCAGGAGAGACCTGGGGGATTCCTACACAAGTTCACACCCTGGTGTCTGTCATCCTGCTGCATTttggctccctgtgctccctcctgTGCGGGTGTCCTGGAGCGTGTGCACTGATTTATGGGATTAAGGTTCCCAGAGTTAACAGAAATCAATGGCACAACTCGCCCTGCAACGCCTGGATAGGCTTTTAATAAtagttttttaattcttatttgaAGGAGAGTGATTGATTCCCAAAGAGGAGCTCAGCACACAGTCACCACCTCCTggagctggctctgctcctccagctcagccctgcaggcagagccaggaaTCACCAGGAATCACCAGGAATAACCAGGAACAAACCcactcctccctgcccagcctggcactcTCAGCACCACCCAGCTCTTGGCTTTGCTTTGGGCTTCACTCATGGCAATTTTGGTTACTGGCCTGGCCAAGGGGAGTGTTTCCATGGAAACACAGCACCCCGtggtcctgcccagcccatGCTGAGCcaggaaaagggaatgaaaCTTGGTCCCAGCTAATGCAGGGTGGATAAAATGGCTCAGGAAAGGCCAGAGCTGGTATGTGGTGCCACATGTCAGACAGCTCAGAATGGGGACTAAAACCACTGCACCAAGAGCTTCCTTTGGATTGGATATTGGggaggaatccttccctgtgagggtgggaggggctgggatggaattcccagagaagctgtggctgccccatccctgcaagtgtcccaggccaggttggagcaacctgggtgagtggaaggtgtccctgcccatggcagggggtggcactggatgggctttaaggttccttccaacccaaactattccatgattttgtgattctattaCTTGCTTCCTACAGCTCTTGGCTAAGTTAGGAGACCCCAAGGTACAGATGCTCCCAGGTGATCCCTGTTCTCATATGAACACCCATCACATGGTTCTGTCCCTGGTGTCCAAACCCAGGTGTTCCAAACCCTTTCCTCGTGGCCCTCAGGAAGTCTGGACAAGCCCTAGGCAGCACCAACCAAACCACAGCCCATGGccacccacagcccagccccagagccaccctgctgctctgggggtgCCCCCACCCAGGTTCACCCACAGACAGagcccccagctcagcccaggacCCCAGGGTGCACCCACCCAACTCCCACACACTGGAGAAGGGAAAACCACCCCTCTACCACCCCTAAATCTGTCTGACAACTGGGGCTCTGGGCCCCAACCCaattcctctcatcctgtcccttgttccccagctcccccctcctgtcagggagctgcagagccagaaggtcccccctgagcctccttttctccaggctgagctcccccagctccctcagctgcttctcactgGATTTAtgttccagacccttcccctGGAAAAGGctcttcaggggattcaagaCACAAAGTGTCACAGGAGTGACCCAAAAGAATTTTGGGGCCATTTTCCGGAGCAACTGGAGAAACTATTTCCCTGGGGGAGGGAGAACTTACTGATGGGCTCCTCTGGATGGAAGGCCAGTTCATTCACAGACCCAGCATGGCCTGGCAGCTTGTACAGAATCCTTCTGGACGTGGTGTCCCACACGTAGACAAACCTGCAACAGAGTCCTGGTGAGTGCAGGAAGGAAAGCAGCTGCTTGTTCCTGCAGTGGTTCTCCCCCTGGCTCTTCGTGTGGATAAAGAGGAGTTTCCCAGGAGCAAAATGCTGCCCTGCAGAGTTTGAGCAGGCAGGAGCCAACGTGGTGCCCAAAGCCTTGCTGgcagcagggcacagcagcccccTGTCACCCCTGGGGCACACACATGGATTGGAAAGCTGGAGAGATCCTCCATGTggcaggaacacagtgggctaAGGGGGAGAATCAGCagtgggaatggggaggagGGGTCACTAACACCCTCACAAACACTCCCTGCACTCACAGCAGTcacccagggctggcagtgctgcccctgcccctgctgcagtGTGATCCCTCACAGCCAACAGCTCTGCACATGGAttccttcctgctgtgccactgAAGTCAGGATCCACTTCCCAGCAGGTCTCAGAGATCACACTGAGCCCTTTGATCACCCTCCATCAGGCCTCACCCCCTGGGTGGGTCCTGCCTGAGCTGAGGGGCAGCATCCCTTGGGATCCTGGAAGCCAGGAAGGAGTGGCTGGCACCAGGCACGGCTCAGCTTTCAGCTGACTCTTAAAAATGGTCTCAGAGAGTTGGGGAAACAGTGTCCAAGACGGGTGTCCCTCATGGGAAGCTCCAAGCCCTTCCCCTGGTCATGGGGAACATCCACAGGAGTCACTGGGATTTTGATACATCAACATgagaagagccctgaggaacatCCCACAGCCCAGGGGAGGGGATTCTGCTCCTCACCTGCACAGGTAactcccccccatcccaccccccctTCCCAAAACAACGGCCTCGCCACACGGAAAAGGATTTGCCAAAAACCAGTGCCTGTGGAAAGCTGCTGCCAGTTCTGGGTGAtgctccccctgccctcccactCTGCTCCTCAGGGAGCTGACTGACAGCTCCAATGGAAttcctggggcagggaagggcagtaATTGGGTTTGGTGGGAAGGGCAGCTCCCTGAGGGCATCACTGGGGTTGTTCACAGGGGACAGCAGAGGGTGAGGGCACAGGGCCAGCCTGTAAATACATGGAAAATCAATCTACTCCATGTCACTCCTCCAAGGGAAGGTCACTGTGCATCCCATGGATTTAAACCTGCTGGGGATCAGCAGCCCTTCCCTCATCCTTTGAACATCAAGGCTGGATCCTGTCAGGCTTCTGTTGGGTTCCTCAgtgtccctcctgctccttcccacgTGTCAGGGCTTTGCAGACCAGACAAAGAACAACATTTGCTCTGTACaaccagcctggctttgaactgaaacaCAACTGAGCTGCTTTTCCCCCCTAAAAAAGCCCTGGATCATTCAGAACCCAGTCCTGTCAGGAGCTTTGCAGGCTGGTGCTATTCTGGGACTCTCTTTCTTGAAGGAAACATTCAGGCCTGCAAAACTAAGTCCTGAACGTTACTTGAATTAGGATTTCTCCAAGCACCATTCTTTTCTATCAGGCAGGGACTGTGTCTGTTCCTTTCTCAGAgcactctgctgctgtgcttttaATTTGGTGTTGCAAAGCAGGCAAGGTTGATTTTACTAAAATCCTCCCAAAGGgttcaacagcaaaaaaatgccCAGGTAACTGTCCCTCCAACACAGATACTCTAACTGTACTCCAGGTAgtgcaggaggagagaggaattATTGGGGGACTGTGTTGTACTCAGataaatgaaatgtttgtttaaccttgctttgctttccctgcagatactcctcaaaaaaaaaaaagaagatgagaaGTGACAGCAGGAAGGTTGGAGTGGCCTGGTCTGacctgccccaggagctgccagagctctgAGCTCCACCAGCACCTGCACAACGAGCTGAATGGCCCCAAGTCCTGCCcactgcagccctggcaggttGGCCTGCAGGAATCCAGGCAGGAATCCCTCCCCCACGTGCCCTGGGAGGGAGAGCCACGTCTCAGCCCCTGCTGGGACAGCTGCCCCACTATATCTGGACAGGGGGAGCTGAAGTTCTCCCTGTCCACTATCAGAAACTTATTAATTTGGTGATTAGCACTGCTCCATGCCCTGGCCTCTGGCCTGCAGGAATTCCTGTCTCCATGGCACTGGCAGTGGGCCTGGATTTGCTCCAGGGAGGTCGGTGACCTTCACAGGGACCTTCAGTGCCCGGCACAGACCCTGTGCTGGcttcctccctctgcccccttTCTCTCCTAAGCTGACTTCAGTTTATAGAATATCTCATTTACAAGACCAATATGTGCTAATTGATCTTTATTCTCGCTCCTCAATTAAAGAAAGGATCAAGAATGATCCCTGGAATACCACTGGTGCCTCCTGCAAGCAGGGCTTTAACTGGTATTTGTGGTGCTTACCAGCCTGATCCCCACAGACACACACTTCCCACTCTTCCTGCCCTCATGGATCCTCACAAGCTTCTGCCAGGACAACAAGGGATCTTATCCACTATTCCTGTCACCTGCTGGCCCTGGTGTTGGATCCTGACAGGTGGGACATGGCAGGAATGCAGATCCCCAGTCAGCTTTGGACAATAATAAGATTATTTTACAATTATCTGATGCTCCTCCACAGACCCAAAGCCACAGAAACACATCCCTGTGGAAATCAGGAAAGCTCCCAGAGGGTTGCTTGGACTTCACACACAACTCTGAGTCTTCAGGTCATGGTCCAGGGCTGCTGCAAAACCATTCAGGGTTGATGGTGACAGAGGAATGCAGTGACAACTCACCTGTCAGCTGAGCCCCCCGCGATTTTACTGCCATCCGGGGACCAAGAGCACCTCAGAAGGttctaaaataaaagcacatgCACAGATCTCTTTAGTTCTCCCCTTCTCCTTGAACTGAAATCACCATGAGACTctaagcagcaccagcaccacttTAATGATCTCCCTTTGGAAGATGAGATGGTAATTACAGATCTTATTTTATTGCTGGAAACATCCAGTGCCTTGTTATTTTACACAAAGTAGATGGTAAATGGAGAAAATACTTAATTTACAGCTAATTATGGTTGAACCAAGCAAGGAAATCTTGTTATTGAGGTTTTAATTGGAATCCCACTTTGTGTATTCATCTTTCTTTGAGTTCCTATTAAAGCCTTTCTGGTCTAAACTTGAACTTAAAAAACAATTTACAGCAAAGTTAACAGCAGGAGGATATCAGACAGTCATGTTTGGGTCGGGGGCACACTCACCTTCTCAAAATTATGGACATTCCCCTGGAAAATCTTCACACACCTCTCCTTGGGGGCAAAGGGCCGCACGTCCCAGATACGAACTGCAAGAGAGAGCTCAGGGCCATCAGCTGAGGGGGGGGACCAGGCTCTGGAAACCCCCCTCTGCCCAAGACTTTCTCTATTCCCTTCATTCCTGGCCTTCCCAGAAGCCAAAGGAAACCAGCAGCTTTCCCTGCAGGAGGATTTGCTATGAAAGGGCAAAAGCAGGAATGTGGAATTACACTCAGACCACTGCCAGGAAGAGGGGGAAATTCCAGCCCAGCTACCCCAGAAAGGAGCCACCATCTCATTAATTCCTGGGTTCCCAGAAGCCAAAGGAAACCAGCAGCTTTCCCTGCAGGAGGATTTGCTATGAAAAGGCAAAAGCAGGAATGTGGAATTACACTCAGACCACTGacagaaggaggggaaaaatccAAATCCATCCCAGAAAGAGCCACCATCTCCTTACAGGAGCATCTGCTGTATCCTAACACACTCCACAGTCTCTGTCCTGCTTGGATCAGCCTCACTGAACCCCTTTCTcccccaggacaggcagggtgggagctgggatgtcactgctgctgtgagGACACAGCCAAACCACCCTGACCCCAGCCAGGTAACGTGTGCCATGGCTCACGTCCCCACCACCCTTCAGGAGCTGGGACAAACCCTCCTgaggcagctgctccctccctgccaagctCAGGGCCATCCCTGGCAGGACAACAACTCCAGGTTTATCCCTGGAGCCAAACATCCCCACTCCTGGCTCTTGTTGTGTCCTGCTGGACAagtggagctgctcctggcagcccagcaggaggTACCTGTGTTGTCCATGGCGTTGGAGAGCAGGTAGGAGCCCTCAGAGCTCAGGCTGAGCCCCGTCACCGAGTCAGCGTGGCCCCTCATGGTGTAGGTCAGCTTGTTCTGCCGCAGGTCCCACACCTGGCACAACAAACACACGGCCCACAACgttggcactgctgctgccaaagcACCTCCCACAGGAACTGATAAACCAGCTGGTGCCACCGGCTCTGCATTCCAGCCAGAGGGCTCTGAGGACTCAAATGAGGCTGaaactttgtgtgtgtgttggagggAAAATGGAATTTGTGCCCTAAGATTTTCTAGGAGTTGCCTGTCAGCAGCCCTGTGCatgcaggacaagggggaatggctccccactgccagaggacagggttagatgggattttgggaaggaatccttccctgggagggtggggaggccctggcacaggttgcccagagaagctgtggctgccccatccctggaatgcccaaggccaggtcggagcaacctggaatagtggaaggtgtccctacccatggcaggagggggaatgagatgagctttagggTCTCTTCCCACCCAAAACAGTCTGTGCCTCTCTGAAAACATGAGGCTGAAACTTTCTGTGTGTTGGAGAAAAAACAATTGTCTCTCAGAAGACTTTTAACTGAATATATTCAACAACCAAGGAGTTAAATGTCAGCAGCCCTGTGCAGGTACAATTCCCTGTTATCTTGCTGTAGCTCCCCCAGCTCTCAAATCCCACTGCCTGATGACAATCCCACTGTTCATTCCCAAAGAGGGGCAGTGGGACCAGCTCTCATGTCTGTGCCACATGCTCCTCAAGCTGAGGGAAGCCACAGGAACCCAGACTgagccctccagcctccaggaaAACCAGCTGAATGAAACCCTGAGCTCGCCCTTAAACAAGAATTTTCCACCCCAGCAGGTGACAGAGCGAGCTGCAAACTGGAGCAGAGGTCAGGGAGGGGATGTGCCACCACATTTTCTTGAGTTTACCTCACAAGTGGCTCTGGGACAGGCAGGACAGCCAGCACTCTGTGTGACAGCAGTGTGGGACACCCGGCCAGGGATGCCAGGGCTGCCCAGCCTGTCACGTGGCAGCTCCCTGGAGCCCAGTTTATTGGCCCTGTGTCAACAGTGAGGTTGGACACAGCCTGTGCAGGGGCTCTGGGGATGGAAAATGAACCAGCAGGCTCCCAAggtgggcactgggagggggaCCTGGGGACACAGAGGGTCCTACCTTGATGTCGTTGTCGATGCCTCCAGAGATGATCTGGTCGCTGGTGTCGTTGAAGGTGACAGCCAGCACCTGGTAGGTGTTCTGGAATGTCTGCACAGCAGCTTTCTTCCTGATGTCCCACAGCTGCAAAGACGTGGCAGTCGTGGAAAAATGGATATTTAACATAAATATGGATATTTAGCAACAAAATCATGCACAAGGACTTGGAGGAGACTCAGATCGCTCCCCTGAAATCCCCTGTGAGACCTCAGGAGATCTCTATAAAAACAAAGCTTAGAGCtacctgggctagtggaaggtgtccctgcccacggcaggggtgtggaacaagatgagctttaaggtcccttcccttaaaataattaaatctgGTGTGGTTGGAGCACAGGAatgaggggagggaagaaggagattTCGGGAATGGCTTTTGTTAAACGAGATCAGAAGAAAAAGCACAACTCAGCAGGTGGATCTTTGTGACCCTCCAAAAGAATTAAGGAACAAAAGGAGCAGCCAAATTTTGTGATGTTTTTTTACTTCTGAAGCCGAAGTTATAAGATAATGAAATGTTATGAATAAAGGCTGAATTAAAAGGTAAGACCCGAAAAACTCTTCCAGAGCTCAAGAACTGAGGTCAGGACAATAAAGAAGGCCTGGAAGGACCAAAGAAAGACTTCCAATAGGGGTGTGACTATGAAAAGCAAACCAATGAATATGTATTAATTAAGAGACAATATCTAATGAATCCGTAAACAGTGTGTGTAATAAAAAGCCCTGCCCACTTGCTATTGGCATTTTGACAATAATAAGATTATTTTACAATTATCTGGTGCTCCTCCACAGAGGAGCATTAGAGGATTAGAGGAGCTCTCCTCCTGAATTAACATCTACAAATTGGGTttaagaagtttgtttctgctgcttttcagtgtcaTTTTGGCACCTCAGATGGGACTGGAACCCACAATCCccataaaaatggaaaaagcctGTGCATTATATCTTTGTGAACCTAAGGCTTTAATTAATCAAAGAACTGTTTTCTACCTGTCTACACTCAAATTGTCCAGAGATTATTTCTCTGATTTCGGGTGACACAGGACACACTGACCTGTAAAAAGCTCGTGCTGTGGGGGGTGCATTGTACCCCTGTGCACCTCGAGGCCTTAATTAATGAGAGAGCTGCTTTCTACCTCTCTGTACCCAGAGTGCAGAGCTATTTCCCTGATTCCAGGTGGCTCAGGACACGCTGACCTTGACGGTGCCGTCGTCGCTGCCGGTGCAGACGAGCTGGGGGCCCCTGCGGGCGGGGTAACAGGAGTTCACGAAGGACGTGTGGCCCTTCAGCCTCTTCACCCTCTCCCCGGTCTCACTGTCCCACACGGCCACGGTCTTGTCCGTGGAGGCTGAGAAGAGCATGCTGTGGGCAAGAGACACTGTGAGGGGCTcagttcctccagcactgctcccCCTCACTCCTCTTTTACCCTGCTCAAATCACCGGTGGGAGAAGAATCTCTCTTCCTAAATTGTTTTCCTGCCTCCCCGAACGCTCTCTGGGATGAACACAGCAGGAAAGCTCAGCAGCAACAGTTCAGATGCAATAGTGGAAAAGCCTTTTAAATTAACCAGCAGCTTActtgttttctctccctccccagtgtcTCACAGATGCCCAAAACTAACTTCCCTCTGTCCCTCAGGACTGAATCAAGGGCACTGCTGGGTCACAGGTGACTTTGCTCACACCAGGCAGGCACCAATCCTTATCTGGGAAAGCCACGTTACAGGGATTTGCAGTCCATGGATTGAGCAAAGGCAACAATCCCAGGATCAAtgaggttggaaaggatcttccagaccatggatcccccctgtgcccaatgcccaccttgtcccccagcccagagcactgagtgccacggccaggccttcctgggacacctccagggctgggcactccacacctccctgggcagcccctgccaaggcctgaccacactttccaggaagaaattcctgctgatgtcccacctgaccctcccctggcacagctgccctctcctcctgtcccttgttccctgggagcagagcccgaccccccccggctccctcctcctgtcagggggttgcagagccagaaggtcccccctgagcctccttttctccaggctgagcccccccagctccctcagctgctcctgctgctccagccccttccccctgATGTTCAGTGAGGGGACtctgagcagcaggaaggcGCCAAGCCCCCTGTCCCCACCTGCCATCCGTGTTGTAGTGCAGCTCCATGACGGCCCCGCTGTGCCCCTTCAGGGTGGCAAAGTTGTCACAGTCCCCATAGACATTCCACAGCActgggggagagggaggcaCAGGTGAGCACAGGAAACCTGGGAACAGCTCCCTGCTGGGCACGGAGCCCTTCTCTGGGAATTCAGCAAAACAAAGGATGCACCACCCCCACCACTGCCTCCAGTCTGGGATAACTCACACTGAGAGCCCCAGGACAGAGATGCCTTGAGCTGATTTAGGGGTCTTGATTAAGGTGAATTCATTAAGAAAAGTAATAATCTTCCCCTCAGCAACCCCAAGCATTGAACTCTGCATTTCTGCAGAGTTCTGTCACCTCTGTGAGGGacctggggacacagggctgtgcccagcaaGACATTTCCAGCCCCATTGGGACAGTGACctgccagaggggctggaaaaagcctcctgcagcattcctggggaaagcagagagctgggaaaagCCTCTTGCACCTCTCTCTTGCACCTCCACCCCTTGCACCTTTTCCCAGGGAAGTCCTGGGAAAAGCTTCCGGCAGCCCTCCTAGTGAAGTTGGAGGAGCTGGAAAAATCCTCCTGTACCCTTCCTAGGGAGCCAGAAGAGGTAGGAAAACCTTCCTGCAaccctcctcaggaagctggAGAAGCTGGGAAAAGCCTCTTGGAGCCCTCCTGGGGAAGCCAAAGGAGCAGGGAAAAGTTTCCTGCACTCCTTCTGGGTAAGTCCTGGGAAAGCCTCCTGCACTTCTCCAGGAGAAGTCCTGGGAAAAGcttcctgcagctctcctgaggAAGCTGGAGGAGTTGGGAAAAGCTTCCTGCacccctcctcaggaagctggAGGATCTGGGAAAAGCCTCTTGTAGCCCTCCTGGGGAAGCCAGAGGAGTTGGAATAACC encodes the following:
- the SNRNP40 gene encoding U5 small nuclear ribonucleoprotein 40 kDa protein, giving the protein MIEQQKRKVPGGPGPAPGPAPGPAPAPAAPGAAPAPAADLPLVPVPAKRPRHDVPGAPGTGGAGGQPPGGALLQGGPPRCSSLQAPIMLLSGHEGEVYCCKFHPNGNTLASAGFDRLILLWNVYGDCDNFATLKGHSGAVMELHYNTDGSMLFSASTDKTVAVWDSETGERVKRLKGHTSFVNSCYPARRGPQLVCTGSDDGTVKLWDIRKKAAVQTFQNTYQVLAVTFNDTSDQIISGGIDNDIKVWDLRQNKLTYTMRGHADSVTGLSLSSEGSYLLSNAMDNTVRIWDVRPFAPKERCVKIFQGNVHNFEKNLLRCSWSPDGSKIAGGSADRFVYVWDTTSRRILYKLPGHAGSVNELAFHPEEPIILSASSDKRLYMGEIQ